The Amblyomma americanum isolate KBUSLIRL-KWMA chromosome 3, ASM5285725v1, whole genome shotgun sequence genome window below encodes:
- the LOC144122819 gene encoding uncharacterized protein LOC144122819 → MSAEKGDKPHKRADTYTQQRRPLDGDRDGVTYDNLQLSSDRSLPPTRQLKDRKALEGHNFLTSGWVREPCMKTVVADTVILKTQVNHSQSLNKPPVDVWVLAESDGHIVSAHCTCMAGNGEACSRVAALLFYVECGVRARQEQSCTDGPNAWLPATVKTIGVRPVSEMDLS, encoded by the exons ATGTCAGCGGAGAAAGGGGACAAGCCGCACAAAAGGGCCGACACGTACACGCAGCAGCGTCGACCGCTGGACGGGGACCGAGATGGTGTGACGTATGACAACCTGCAATTGAGCTCGGATCGATCACTGCCCCCAACCCGG CAGCTTAAGGACAGAAAAGCTTTGGAAGGGCACAACTTCCTCACAAGTGGATGGGTACGCGAGCCATGCATGAAAACGGTCGTAGCCGACACAGTGATACTCAAAACACAG GTGAACCACTCGCAAAGTTTGAATAAGCCACCCGTGGACGTGTGGGTCCTCGCAGAAAGCGACGGTCACATTGTGTCGGCTCACTGTACCTGCATGGCCGGAAACGGAGAGGCCTGCTCGCGTGTTGCTGCCCTGCTATTTTATGTGGAGTGTGGTGTGCGCGCACGTCAAGAACAATCCTGCACAGACGGCCCCAACGCCTGGCTGCCGGCCACCGTCAAGACGATTGGTGTGCGCCCGGTGTCGGAAATGGACCTGTCGTAA